The genomic window CGGGTCATTGTGCTCACGACCTTTGATGGTGACGAGGACATCTATCGCGCCCTTCAGGCCGGAGCAAAAGGCTATCTGCTGAAGGGAATGAGCACCGAAGAGCTGACCGAGGCCATTCGCACCGTACACGCAGGGAAATCGCGTATCCCCGCCATTGTTGCCGAGCGATTGGCAAGCAGGATGGGCGGGCCGTCCCTTACGGCGCGCGAACTGGAAGTGCTCAGACGCATCGTGCGAGGCCGTAGCAATAAAGAAATTGCTGGAGACCTCTTCATCTCAGAAGCAACGGTAAAGACACACATCAACAGTATTCTCAGCAAACTGGGAGTCGGCGACAGAACGCAGGCTGCAACGACGGCCTTGCAGCGGGGGATTGTGCATCTTGACTAAAACAATGAAAAGAATCTGTCTGGTGCTGGCGTGTTTTTTGACCGCATCGGGCCTGCTCCTGGCCCAGGGTATTTGGCGCGCGGCGACGGATGCTGAGCTGAAAGCATGGGTTCCAGCGCGTGCGCCCGTTGTGCAGGAACGGATTGAGACAGAGTTCCGCACTGCTTCCGGCATTACAAACGGGAGAGGAAAATACATTGCAGGGGTGGTGTTGATCACTGCCGGATATTCAGCGGAAGGAAAGTACTCCCATTTTTTGATTACGCAGGTGCCGCTGAAGATTGGCAATGCACGACTCGGTCCCGGTGAGTACCTGATTGGCTGGAAGCACCATGCAGAAGACTCGCTGAGCGTCAGCATTTACGAAGCGGCCAGCGGTAAACTGCTGGGCGAAGTGGAAGCCGTCAGGAATGCATCGATTACTCGCGTGGAGTCTTTCCGCATCTGGCCTCCAGGCGACAAGTCCCTGATGCAGATCGGTCGTTTTACCTTTCCATACCAAATCGAGAACTGAACCCATGCTTTTGCCTATGTCCCCGAGAGCAAACGAAATGTAGGCCAAAGCGGTCGTGATTTTACTTTTTCCCGATCTGCTCTAAATTAAAACCACCTATGCCAGATGCAAAGACCCGCAAGCTTCTGCACGCACTCGAACAAAACTGGCAGGCAGAAATTCGTGGTGCCTGCACCTATCGGGCGCTGGCCCAACGTGAAGACGATCCCGTACGGCAAAAGACCCTGGAACATCTGGCCCAGGCAGAGGAAAAACATGCTGCTCTCTGGGCCAGGCGGATTCAGGATCTGGGTGGGGCGGAGCCCGTGTATCGTGGGAGCCCGTCTGGAGACGCCGACTCTATCGTCAACCGTCTCGGCGGTGTGGACATGGCCCTTCGGCGCCTGGAAATTGATGAGAGCCGCGACATTGCCCGCTACGGTCAGCAGTTAAAAGAACTTGGAGATGGGCCCAGTGTCTCCATCCTTGAGCGTGTGATTGAAGATGAACGCGAACACTACCAGGAATTGAGTACCCTGATCCGCAACCGCTATCCCCGGAGTGCCATCCAGACCCCGGATGCAAAAGCTCAACTGGAAGAGCTGCTGGCCAAACGAGGCGGTCAGGGAAGAAAGGCGGCTGGATGGATAGGAGATGCGATTTACGGCGTAAATGATGGACTTGGCGCGATCTTCGGCATCGTTTCAGGCGTTTCCGGTGCTACGCTCGGCAATAGTCATTATGTGCTGTTGGCTGGAATTGCGGGAATGATCGCCAGCGCCCTTTCTATGGGTTCCGGGGCCTATCTGGCAGCCAAGAGCGAAAGAGAGATTTATGAGGCCGAGGTTGAACGTGAACGCGAAGCCATCCGGATGAATGGGCCCGAGGCCCGCGAGCTGCTTTCGCTCTATTACCAGGTCAAAGGCATTCCGTCAGAGGATGCGGACCATATTGTGGAGCACCTTGCCCGGGATGAGGCCCAGTTTCTTCGCGCACTCGCGGCCGAAAGGCTCAATGCAACGGAGGAGGCGCTGCCCCAACCCTTCGTCTCAGCCTTTTCAGGGGCTGCTTCGACGGCTGTGGGTGCTTTTATCCCCATCGTCCCCTTTTTCTTTCTTACGGGATATCCCGCCGTCTTCCTTTCGGCTGCGGTTTCGCTTGCCGCACACTTTGCTGTCGGCGCGGCCAAATCTCTCATCACCGTGCGTTCCTGGTGGAGCAGCGGTCTTGAGATGACCCTGGTAGGGGCGGTGGAAGGCATTGTGACCTATGTGATTGGCATTGGACTAGGGCACGTTGGTGCATGAAGAGACGTGCCGCCCACGCGCCAAACGCGCACGCCTCATTCTTTGTCTGCTTTTAACCCGAGGGCTTGCAGATATCCAGGATTGAGGTGGCTGTTGGAAAACTGCACCTTTTTCAGCAGATCATCAAAGGCCTCCTGGGCCTCTTCTACCGAGGGACGTGCAGCAATCCGTTTTTCGGCATTTCCTGTTCCGGCAGGTAGCTTGGCAAATGCGATGATCTCGTCCCAGTGTTTTGGCCGGTCAAATGTCACAACAGAGGAAGTTGCATCCATCTTTTTATAGGGCCAGAAGCACCAGCCTACGTGATTGGCCTCAAGTGTCTTTACGAATGCGGCAATCCACTCGTCCTTGTTCTCGCCGGACTCCCCTAACCAGATGGGCACATGGTATTTGTTGCGAAAATCGAGATATTCCTGAATCACGCTTACATCGGTGGGTGACCAGTATTTATGGAAGGTGTACATGACGTTGGAATCAAAGGGCGGCCCAAAGACTTTAAAGTTTGTGTCCCACTGCGCCCCGCCCAAAATCACAACATGGTTTTTGTCCACGGAGCGCACCGCTGCCACGAGTTTTCGATAAACCGGCTCCAGGTCAGGATTGTACTGCTGCAGCCGGGGATAATGCGGGACAGGCTCATTCAGGAGATCGTAGCCCAGCACAATCGGCTCGTTCCTGTAGCGGGCGGCAATTCTATGCCAGATGGCGGCCGTATGCTCCTGCGCCTCCTTGCTGCGGTAAAGCCAGGGGTAACCCCAGCTGTCGTCGATGTTCGACCCTGTTTGTCCGCCTGGCGCGCAATGCAGGTCCAGAATTAGGTAAATGCCGTCCTTTTTGGCCCAGGCCACAAGGCGATCGAGCAAACGGAAGCCCTCGGCCTGGTCGCTGTCAAAAAACTTCCAGTGCAGCGGGACACGGACAGAATTGAAGCCGCTCTTTTTGATCAGGTCGATGTCGTTCTGGGTAATGTAGTTTTCGCGCCACTGCTCCCAGAATGCCCTGGCTTTCTCAGGGCCGATCAGCTCATAGCTCAACTCTTCAATTTCCCGGGGAGACTGCGGCCCTCCGTCGAAGTGGAACATATACCCCTCTGGCTCAAACCAGTTGCCTAAATTGGTCCCCCGCAGCAAGAGCGGCTTCCCTTGAGCATCCACTAGATCCGGGCCATGGGTGTGGACAAAACCGCGCTGTGCCCAAAGAGGCAGACCGGGGACGGTAAGCAGAGACAAGCAGAAGAAAGCAGTCTTCAGAAATTTCATGATGGCGGAAGCATATAGGAAAACAAATCGTTTGTCTTGTGACTGAGTCGGGAGACCCTGCCCTCCGTTTGGGGCCTCTAAGTTTTCCCGTTTTGGTACTAGTTTCCCCAAATGGGTCCTGCGCACCCTCAGAATCCTTCTGCCTTCTTTACTTTTTGATCGTCAAAAGTCAACTTTCTTAGCAGGGAACTCGTCTTCCCTTAAGAAAAGCTTAAGAGACATTTCCCGCCAGCGAAGAGTGGCGGCTTACATTTCCGAGGAGAACCATCAACCCACGCCACCACAATGATGGCTAAAGCGACTTTGTGCTCAGATTCGTGTTTTGAGACAGAGTAGATTTGCGGAAGGCCCTAAGTGAAGTTACGATTCATAGCGTTCTTTTTTTGTTTCATCGAACTATGTGCTCTTTCCATTGCGCTTGAACAGAAGGCCCATGCATATGTGGATCCGGGTTCTGGCCTGTTGATCTTTCAGGTAGCGGGCTCTATGTTGACTGGCGCATGTTTCGTGCTTCGAAAGAAGCTGCGCAGCCTTCTCCATTTGGGGCCGTCAATCAAGGACACCGAGCAAAACCAGGCTCGGGAAGGTGAGGCACAGGACAGTGGTGCGGACGTTCCCCGCTGAAGGTCAGCAGATTGCTACGTTTCGAGACCCCGCAGGCTCACTACGCATAGAAAAAGACCGTGTGCTTCGTGTGCTCCACAGTGACTATGCAGATTCTGTTCTTGGGTTTGTCCGCTCTGCCACGGGCGAGGCCTGGGCCGACTCTGGCCGCTTGGTTCGCACAACAATCTTGCCGGAGACAGAAGCGGATGGTGGGCGGATCGTGGAACATCCGCGCATCTTTTTCCCCTCGTATCCGTGGGAATGGACCCCAGGGCAGTGGATTGCTGCTGGCGATCTGACCCTGGACCTTTGCGAAGACCTGCTGGCAAACGGTCTGATTTTGAAAGACGCAACCCCGTTGAATGTCTTGTTTGATGGCCCTCACCCGGTTTTTGTAGATGTGGCCTCGGTGGAACGCCGCGATCCGGAAAGCCCGGTCTGGATGGCATGGGCACAGTTTGTGCGCACATTTCTTCTGCCGCTGGCGGCCTATAAATATCTGGGATGGCCGCTTGCCGCCAGTGTGCAGAAGCGGGATGGATATGAACCGGCGGATTTGTATCCCCACCTTTCCTTTTTGCAGCGCTGGTGTACTTCTTTGCGGTCGCTGGTGACGATGCCGCACCTGCTCGAAGCTCGCCAAAGTTCCTCCAGACCTGCTGTATCGGCACGGAAATGGAAACAATCGCCGGACGTGGCTCTGGCTGTATTGCGCCGGAACCTGCGATTTTTGCGCAGAGCACTGCACTCGCTTTCTCCGGAAAAATTTGCATCGCGCTGGAGCACGTATCCGGAAAATGCAGCGCATTACAGCGCAGAAGACCACTCGGCAAAGCAGCGATTTGTGTGCGATGCCCTACTGAAGACCTGCCCATCGACTGTACTGGACATTGGAGCCAATACAGGAACATATTCGCGCATTGCAGCCAGCCTGGGGGCGCGCGTCGTGGCGATGGACTCAGACGCCCAGGCCTGTGAACGGAATTGGCGTGATGCACAGGCGCAAAAGCTCTCTGTCCAGCCATTGGTGGCCGACGTGGCCCGCCCCACACCTGCGGTCGGCTGGCGTAATGCGGAATCACTTTCGCTTCTGGACCGTGCGCGCGGGCGTTTTGATTGTGTTCTGGTTTTGGGGCTTGTCCATCATCTGCTTCTGGCCGACCAGCTTCCACTAGGAGAAATCGCGCAGTTGTTGCGGGACGTGACCAAAAAATGGCTGATTGTGGAGTGGGTCCCCTCCGCAGATCCCAAGTTTCAGGAACTGCTTCGCGGCAGAGACCATCTTTACAATCATCTGAATGAAGAACGATTCCAGGAGGCATTCAGCAGGTTTTTTGCGTTTCCGCTGCGTGAACCGTTGAAGAACGGCCGGGTCCTCTTTCTCATGGAAGCGCGATAGACCAAAAACTGAGGATGGAATGAAAGTAAGTTTGTTTTTTGAAAGTGCGGGAGTGGCAATTCTCGCATTGTTGCCCTTTTTGTGGGAATTTTTGCTGCCAGACCATTTGGTGATTTATCACAATCTTCAACCGGTCTCTACCATTACTGGTTCCCTTGCCATCATCCTGCTTCTGGCCATTGTTTTTGCCTTGATTCTTCTGT from Pseudacidobacterium ailaaui includes these protein-coding regions:
- a CDS encoding glycoside hydrolase family 5 protein, encoding MSLLTVPGLPLWAQRGFVHTHGPDLVDAQGKPLLLRGTNLGNWFEPEGYMFHFDGGPQSPREIEELSYELIGPEKARAFWEQWRENYITQNDIDLIKKSGFNSVRVPLHWKFFDSDQAEGFRLLDRLVAWAKKDGIYLILDLHCAPGGQTGSNIDDSWGYPWLYRSKEAQEHTAAIWHRIAARYRNEPIVLGYDLLNEPVPHYPRLQQYNPDLEPVYRKLVAAVRSVDKNHVVILGGAQWDTNFKVFGPPFDSNVMYTFHKYWSPTDVSVIQEYLDFRNKYHVPIWLGESGENKDEWIAAFVKTLEANHVGWCFWPYKKMDATSSVVTFDRPKHWDEIIAFAKLPAGTGNAEKRIAARPSVEEAQEAFDDLLKKVQFSNSHLNPGYLQALGLKADKE
- a CDS encoding VIT1/CCC1 transporter family protein; translation: MPDAKTRKLLHALEQNWQAEIRGACTYRALAQREDDPVRQKTLEHLAQAEEKHAALWARRIQDLGGAEPVYRGSPSGDADSIVNRLGGVDMALRRLEIDESRDIARYGQQLKELGDGPSVSILERVIEDEREHYQELSTLIRNRYPRSAIQTPDAKAQLEELLAKRGGQGRKAAGWIGDAIYGVNDGLGAIFGIVSGVSGATLGNSHYVLLAGIAGMIASALSMGSGAYLAAKSEREIYEAEVEREREAIRMNGPEARELLSLYYQVKGIPSEDADHIVEHLARDEAQFLRALAAERLNATEEALPQPFVSAFSGAASTAVGAFIPIVPFFFLTGYPAVFLSAAVSLAAHFAVGAAKSLITVRSWWSSGLEMTLVGAVEGIVTYVIGIGLGHVGA
- a CDS encoding response regulator, producing the protein MTETIRIMVVDDHHIVRQGLVALIGTIPGMLVVAEAADGEQAVETYRKCKPDVTLMDLRLPRKSGVEAIQQIREEFPAARVIVLTTFDGDEDIYRALQAGAKGYLLKGMSTEELTEAIRTVHAGKSRIPAIVAERLASRMGGPSLTARELEVLRRIVRGRSNKEIAGDLFISEATVKTHINSILSKLGVGDRTQAATTALQRGIVHLD
- a CDS encoding class I SAM-dependent methyltransferase, whose amino-acid sequence is MRTFPAEGQQIATFRDPAGSLRIEKDRVLRVLHSDYADSVLGFVRSATGEAWADSGRLVRTTILPETEADGGRIVEHPRIFFPSYPWEWTPGQWIAAGDLTLDLCEDLLANGLILKDATPLNVLFDGPHPVFVDVASVERRDPESPVWMAWAQFVRTFLLPLAAYKYLGWPLAASVQKRDGYEPADLYPHLSFLQRWCTSLRSLVTMPHLLEARQSSSRPAVSARKWKQSPDVALAVLRRNLRFLRRALHSLSPEKFASRWSTYPENAAHYSAEDHSAKQRFVCDALLKTCPSTVLDIGANTGTYSRIAASLGARVVAMDSDAQACERNWRDAQAQKLSVQPLVADVARPTPAVGWRNAESLSLLDRARGRFDCVLVLGLVHHLLLADQLPLGEIAQLLRDVTKKWLIVEWVPSADPKFQELLRGRDHLYNHLNEERFQEAFSRFFAFPLREPLKNGRVLFLMEAR